One genomic window of Evansella cellulosilytica DSM 2522 includes the following:
- a CDS encoding insulinase family protein codes for MTGRFMRAFTSKEFTTYNVKELPEYFLEIFEELLKVIYNPKFITEDLEMEKNHITLDKSVSDRFRRTNKNIGLSKEATEKVEIMIFYCINIQYI; via the coding sequence ATTACAGGTAGGTTTATGAGAGCTTTTACATCAAAAGAATTTACTACGTATAATGTAAAGGAGCTACCTGAATATTTCTTGGAGATCTTTGAAGAGTTACTTAAGGTTATTTATAATCCTAAATTTATAACAGAAGATCTTGAAATGGAAAAAAATCATATCACATTAGATAAATCAGTATCTGATAGATTCAGAAGAACAAATAAAAATATAGGGCTTTCAAAAGAGGCCACTGAAAAAGTAGAAATCATGATATTTTATTGTATTAATATTCAATATATCTAA
- a CDS encoding AAA family ATPase, with product MIEIKNLNFMYKNTSEKILDDMSLKFSSGKVNVIIGHNGSGKTTLLDILSGAINRPSEVYNAPPQKDIVYQLQGVLFPLSLKGKDYVRIYINTDHKKKSNNDLYNTLLEECINDRERYMLKKLWHLPFGAMSVGERRWLTTISICLLDRALYIFDEPTSGVDPEARVNILRRIDKLSSIDDKLIVLTTHTLHEFKFIKCQLYVMSEGKIVFEGSYDDFLKNARTDNPDKAFEIIINRREH from the coding sequence ATGATTGAGATAAAAAACTTGAATTTTATGTATAAAAACACAAGTGAGAAAATACTTGATGATATGTCATTAAAGTTCTCAAGTGGAAAAGTAAATGTAATAATTGGTCATAATGGTTCAGGGAAGACTACTCTTTTGGATATTTTGTCAGGTGCAATTAATAGACCTAGTGAAGTGTATAATGCTCCGCCACAAAAAGATATAGTTTACCAATTACAAGGGGTTCTCTTTCCATTATCATTAAAGGGAAAAGACTATGTAAGAATTTACATTAATACAGATCATAAAAAAAAATCAAATAACGATTTATATAATACTTTGTTAGAAGAATGTATTAATGATAGGGAAAGGTATATGCTGAAAAAGCTTTGGCACCTTCCTTTTGGAGCGATGTCAGTAGGAGAACGTAGATGGCTTACAACAATTTCGATATGTCTTCTCGATAGAGCATTATATATTTTTGATGAGCCAACGTCGGGTGTTGACCCAGAGGCGAGAGTAAATATATTAAGGCGAATTGATAAGCTGAGTTCTATCGATGATAAACTAATTGTATTAACAACCCATACACTTCATGAATTTAAATTCATAAAGTGCCAACTTTATGTAATGTCTGAAGGTAAAATAGTATTTGAAGGTTCTTATGATGATTTTCTTAAAAATGCTAGAACTGATAATCCGGATAAAGCATTTGAAATAATTATTAATAGGAGGGAACACTAG